A single Fusobacterium hominis DNA region contains:
- a CDS encoding type III restriction-modification system endonuclease codes for MKIKFEENLDYQIEAVNSIVDLFSGQEKNTCLFTVEKESGQLKLGVEENELGIGNSLLLFPEEILKNLNEIQIKNCVAKTTKLKTTDYHFSVEMETGTGKTYVYIRTIMELNKRYGFTKFIIVVPSIAIKEGVYKTLEITKEHFKSLYDNVPYDYFIYDSKKIDMIRNFAVNDTIQIMIITIDAFNKDTNIIRQERDQANGYRPIDYIKQCNPIIIVDEPQNMESDKAKEAINELNPLCTLRYSATHKDRYNPVFKLDSISAYEKELVKQIEVATVGVTQNTNTEYIKVTSIKSSKSGISAKLELDVKSGKTVKRKEVGIKLGDDLQEKAKRDIYEGYFVNEITYNEEDPSKSFVDLGKVVLTVGQVNGGENPDVIKRLQIRKTIQEHFDKQKRLKSRGIKVLSLFFIDKVANYRIYDPETGEAKKGKYALMFEEEYNRLLENPEYSEMGDQSVPLYQRAAVAHDGYFSVDKKKSKSGKEYFEEKDTKGNTSADDDTFNKIMKDKEKLLSFNEPLSFIFSHSALKEGWDNPNVFQICTLNETTSEMKKRQEIGRGLRIAVNQNGERVRGFDVNTLTVMANESYEKFVDSLQKEMEKEEDIKFGVIENFIFSNIVTKVENGSEVYLGHEKSEELYNFLVEEEYIDEKGNAKDRLKIDLKENVLKLPQEFEYIRASIEKKLKSSAGKLVIKNADDKQQIHINKEVFIEQPHFRELWNKIKYKTTYQVNFDGEKLKEKCIENIDNEVYIPSEKFLFEKKRIAITKGGIEEGFSSSEQEKLDLKNRFKLPDIVTYLQNETNLTRKSIVDILTRTKTLDNFKKDPQVYLEQVSDIIKRTMKLFIVDGIKYQKIGDTEYYSQEIFEENELFGYLKTEMNKQGNMVDSTKSPYTSIVVDSDTERNFAQGLENNDNVVVYTKLPEWFKIPTPLGNYNPDWAVLVRPDLSKNEEKLYFIVETKGSVFEEDRRETENLKIKCGRKHFKAISEDIGFEISNDFNNFSSKFD; via the coding sequence ATGAAGATAAAATTTGAAGAAAACTTGGATTATCAGATAGAAGCTGTTAACTCTATAGTAGATCTATTTTCAGGGCAAGAAAAGAACACTTGTCTTTTCACTGTTGAAAAAGAGAGTGGCCAATTGAAACTGGGAGTTGAAGAAAATGAACTTGGAATAGGTAACTCACTTTTGCTTTTTCCTGAAGAGATTTTAAAGAACTTAAATGAGATACAAATTAAAAATTGTGTTGCTAAAACAACAAAATTGAAAACCACTGACTATCATTTTTCTGTTGAAATGGAAACAGGGACAGGAAAAACATATGTATATATTAGAACTATAATGGAATTGAATAAAAGATATGGTTTTACTAAATTTATAATAGTAGTGCCATCAATAGCTATAAAAGAGGGAGTTTATAAAACTCTTGAAATTACAAAAGAGCATTTTAAATCACTATATGATAATGTTCCTTATGATTATTTTATCTACGATTCTAAAAAAATAGATATGATAAGAAATTTTGCTGTAAATGATACTATTCAAATTATGATTATAACAATAGACGCATTTAATAAAGATACCAATATCATAAGACAGGAAAGAGACCAAGCTAATGGTTATAGACCAATAGACTATATAAAACAGTGTAATCCAATAATAATAGTAGATGAACCACAAAATATGGAAAGTGATAAGGCTAAAGAGGCTATAAACGAGTTGAATCCTCTTTGTACTTTAAGATATTCAGCTACTCATAAAGATAGGTATAATCCTGTTTTTAAATTAGATTCTATTTCAGCTTATGAAAAAGAACTTGTAAAACAGATAGAAGTGGCAACTGTTGGAGTTACTCAAAATACCAATACAGAATATATAAAAGTTACAAGTATAAAATCTAGTAAATCAGGAATAAGTGCTAAGCTAGAACTAGATGTAAAAAGTGGAAAAACTGTTAAAAGAAAAGAAGTAGGAATTAAATTAGGAGACGATTTACAGGAAAAGGCTAAAAGAGATATATACGAAGGATATTTTGTCAATGAAATTACTTATAATGAAGAAGACCCAAGTAAATCATTTGTAGACCTTGGAAAGGTAGTTCTTACTGTAGGACAAGTTAATGGAGGAGAAAATCCTGATGTTATAAAAAGACTTCAAATTAGAAAAACTATTCAAGAACACTTTGATAAGCAAAAAAGATTAAAAAGTAGAGGAATAAAAGTTTTATCATTATTTTTTATAGATAAAGTAGCAAATTATAGAATTTATGACCCTGAAACAGGAGAAGCTAAAAAGGGAAAATATGCTTTAATGTTTGAAGAAGAATATAACAGACTTTTAGAAAATCCTGAATACTCTGAAATGGGAGACCAATCAGTTCCTTTATATCAAAGAGCAGCAGTAGCACACGACGGATATTTTTCAGTAGATAAAAAGAAAAGTAAAAGTGGAAAAGAATATTTTGAAGAAAAAGATACTAAAGGAAATACAAGTGCTGATGATGATACTTTTAATAAGATAATGAAAGATAAAGAGAAGTTATTAAGTTTTAATGAACCATTATCATTTATCTTTTCTCACTCAGCTTTAAAAGAAGGGTGGGATAATCCTAATGTTTTCCAAATATGTACTCTTAATGAAACAACTTCTGAAATGAAAAAAAGACAAGAAATAGGAAGAGGACTTAGAATAGCTGTAAATCAAAATGGAGAAAGAGTGAGAGGATTTGATGTAAATACTCTTACAGTAATGGCTAATGAATCTTATGAAAAATTTGTTGATTCTTTACAAAAAGAAATGGAAAAAGAAGAAGATATAAAATTTGGAGTTATAGAAAACTTTATTTTTTCAAATATTGTAACTAAAGTAGAAAATGGAAGTGAAGTGTATTTAGGACACGAAAAATCAGAAGAATTATATAATTTCTTAGTGGAAGAAGAGTATATTGATGAAAAAGGAAATGCAAAAGATAGATTAAAAATAGATTTAAAAGAAAATGTTTTAAAACTGCCACAAGAATTTGAATATATAAGAGCTTCTATTGAAAAGAAATTAAAATCAAGTGCAGGAAAATTAGTTATTAAAAATGCAGATGATAAGCAACAAATTCATATAAATAAAGAGGTTTTTATAGAGCAACCTCATTTTAGAGAGTTATGGAATAAAATTAAATATAAAACAACTTATCAAGTTAATTTTGATGGAGAAAAATTAAAAGAAAAATGTATAGAAAATATTGATAATGAAGTTTATATTCCAAGTGAAAAATTTTTATTTGAAAAGAAAAGAATAGCTATAACTAAAGGTGGAATTGAAGAAGGATTTAGTTCTTCAGAACAAGAAAAACTAGATTTGAAGAATAGATTTAAACTTCCTGATATAGTTACTTATTTACAAAATGAAACAAATCTTACAAGAAAAAGTATAGTAGATATATTAACGAGAACTAAAACCTTAGATAATTTTAAAAAAGACCCACAAGTTTATTTAGAACAAGTAAGTGATATAATAAAAAGAACTATGAAATTATTTATAGTTGATGGAATAAAGTATCAAAAAATAGGAGACACAGAATATTATTCACAAGAAATTTTTGAGGAAAATGAACTTTTTGGATATTTAAAAACAGAAATGAATAAACAAGGAAATATGGTAGATAGTACAAAGTCTCCGTATACAAGTATTGTAGTTGATTCTGATACTGAAAGAAATTTTGCTCAAGGATTAGAAAATAATGATAATGTAGTTGTTTATACAAAATTACCTGAGTGGTTTAAAATCCCTACACCTTTAGGAAATTATAATCCTGACTGGGCAGTTCTTGTAAGACCTGATTTATCTAAAAATGAAGAGAAATTATATTTTATAGTTGAAACTAAAGGTTCTGTATTTGAAGAAGATAGAAGAGAAACAGAAAATCTAAAAATCAAATGTGGAAGAAAACACTTTAAGGCAATATCTGAAGATATAGGTTTTGAAATTTCTAATGATTTTAATAATTTTTCTAGTAAATTTGACTAA
- a CDS encoding site-specific DNA-methyltransferase, giving the protein MMYPRLKLARNLLTDDGVIFISIDDNEVTNLKKICDEIFGEKNIIALLPWKKKQGGGNDSKFFVQEHEYILSVAKNIENFKLGLDKFHKLDEKLYPYKDEQGEYGLVTLDKSSIRFSESLVFEIKDKQGNSYFPRLVKGKQSCWRWGKEKVKREYDKLVFKDGKVYTKYRKPEGVPPRSLLIDTRFGRTEVGKEEIKEILGKGEFSYPKPIGLIKHFIHLINENNFFVLDFFSGSATTAHAVMQLNAEDGGNRKYIMVQLPEPCDEKSEAYKAGYKNICEIGKERIRRAGDMIKDELQKENAQLKLGEESKKLPDTGFKVFKLDSSNIKEWDSEAEDLKQTLYASIENIKSDRTSLDILYEVLLKYGLDLNVPIVEHDHFYSIGGGTILINLDKEINMDIIDSICEEYQNLLEIDEDFKTMVVLRDSAFENDEDKTNMMTRLEQIGIKEVRSI; this is encoded by the coding sequence ATGATGTATCCAAGATTGAAACTAGCTAGAAACCTTTTAACGGATGACGGAGTAATTTTTATTTCAATAGATGATAATGAGGTAACTAACTTAAAGAAAATATGTGATGAGATTTTTGGAGAAAAAAATATAATAGCTTTGCTTCCTTGGAAAAAGAAACAAGGTGGAGGAAATGATTCTAAATTTTTCGTTCAAGAACATGAGTATATTTTAAGTGTAGCTAAAAATATAGAGAATTTTAAACTTGGTTTAGATAAATTTCATAAATTAGATGAAAAATTGTATCCTTATAAAGATGAACAAGGAGAATATGGATTGGTAACATTAGATAAATCATCAATTAGATTTAGTGAAAGTTTAGTTTTTGAAATAAAAGATAAACAAGGTAATTCTTATTTTCCAAGGCTAGTAAAGGGAAAACAAAGTTGTTGGAGATGGGGAAAAGAAAAAGTTAAAAGAGAATATGATAAATTGGTTTTTAAAGATGGAAAAGTTTATACTAAATACAGAAAACCAGAGGGTGTCCCGCCTAGAAGTTTACTTATAGATACGAGATTTGGAAGAACAGAGGTAGGGAAAGAAGAGATAAAAGAAATTTTAGGGAAAGGGGAATTTTCTTATCCTAAACCAATAGGATTAATAAAGCATTTTATACACTTAATTAATGAAAATAATTTTTTTGTTTTAGATTTCTTCTCAGGTTCAGCAACAACAGCTCATGCAGTAATGCAGCTTAATGCAGAAGACGGAGGAAACAGAAAATATATAATGGTCCAATTACCTGAACCTTGTGATGAAAAATCCGAAGCATATAAGGCAGGGTATAAAAATATTTGTGAGATAGGAAAAGAGAGAATTAGAAGAGCTGGAGACATGATAAAAGATGAGCTTCAAAAGGAGAATGCTCAATTAAAATTGGGAGAAGAGTCTAAAAAATTACCTGATACAGGATTTAAAGTATTCAAGCTTGATTCTTCAAATATTAAAGAATGGGATAGTGAAGCAGAAGATTTAAAACAAACTTTATATGCATCTATAGAAAATATAAAATCCGATAGAACTTCTTTAGATATATTATATGAGGTTCTTTTAAAATATGGTCTGGATTTAAATGTACCTATAGTTGAACATGATCATTTTTATTCAATAGGCGGTGGAACTATATTAATTAATCTTGATAAAGAGATTAATATGGATATAATTGACTCTATATGTGAAGAATACCAAAACTTACTTGAAATAGATGAGGATTTCAAGACAATGGTAGTATTAAGAGATTCCGCATTTGAAAATGATGAAGATAAGACTAACATGATGACAAGATTAGAGCAAATAGGCATTAAAGAAGTAAGAAGCATATAA
- a CDS encoding tyrosine-type recombinase/integrase produces MQEKIDIKNYLLPGRLRKKDGYWHVRIDAANPLTKEKIRHSQSTKIRVEGKNKTETKENERRAGVILSDFRKKWSNYYFNEEKENNQEILFVDYLRDWLYSVKGEVEPYTFKNYRMIVEKKVVPYFEPQKLLLGELKARHIQEFYTYCLNEQKLNPNTVIRYHANIRKALQRPLKQELVSSNQADLVDKPKKKKFIAKVLSPSEIQKIFNEIKGTHLLWSSIDFDKEILEINNTVVEGEEGKVYNRLGTKTKSSHRFLPLIPEVKVFLKNLKEEQEKNKKYFKNSYNQEFLDNVCVKENGDIIKPDYVTQAFTKIARKLGFENFTFHGLRHSFATNLYLGGVDLNTLKELLGHSYLNTTAEVYTHLPREKVIEIGKEYISMIMKSIKKDEIKNKKITYINSNQPVSKILK; encoded by the coding sequence ATGCAAGAAAAGATTGATATTAAAAACTATTTACTTCCTGGAAGACTAAGAAAAAAAGATGGATATTGGCATGTAAGAATTGATGCTGCTAATCCTCTAACGAAAGAAAAGATTCGTCATTCTCAATCTACTAAAATAAGAGTTGAAGGAAAAAATAAAACTGAAACAAAAGAGAATGAAAGGCGAGCAGGAGTAATATTATCAGATTTTAGAAAAAAATGGAGTAATTACTATTTCAATGAAGAAAAAGAAAATAATCAAGAAATATTATTTGTTGATTATTTAAGAGATTGGTTATACTCAGTTAAAGGAGAAGTAGAACCGTACACTTTTAAAAACTATAGAATGATTGTAGAAAAAAAAGTAGTTCCATATTTTGAGCCTCAAAAATTATTATTGGGAGAATTAAAAGCAAGACATATTCAGGAGTTTTATACCTATTGTTTAAATGAGCAAAAATTAAATCCAAATACTGTTATTAGGTATCATGCAAATATTAGAAAAGCCTTGCAGCGGCCTTTAAAACAAGAACTTGTAAGTTCTAATCAAGCAGATTTGGTAGATAAACCCAAAAAGAAAAAGTTTATTGCAAAAGTATTGTCTCCTTCTGAAATTCAAAAAATTTTTAATGAAATTAAAGGAACACATCTACTATGGAGCAGCATTGACTTTGATAAGGAAATATTAGAAATAAATAACACAGTAGTTGAGGGGGAAGAAGGGAAAGTTTATAATCGGTTAGGAACTAAAACAAAGTCCAGTCATAGATTTTTACCTTTAATACCAGAGGTCAAAGTATTTTTAAAAAATTTAAAAGAAGAACAGGAAAAAAATAAAAAATATTTTAAAAATTCATATAACCAAGAATTTCTTGATAATGTGTGTGTGAAAGAAAATGGGGATATTATTAAACCTGATTACGTAACACAAGCTTTCACAAAAATAGCAAGAAAACTTGGATTTGAAAACTTTACATTCCATGGATTACGACATTCATTTGCAACAAATTTATATTTAGGTGGTGTTGATCTTAATACTTTAAAGGAATTATTAGGTCATTCTTATTTAAATACAACAGCAGAAGTTTATACTCATCTTCCTAGAGAGAAAGTGATTGAGATAGGAAAGGAATATATCTCTATGATAATGAAATCCATAAAAAAAGACGAAATAAAAAATAAAAAAATCACATATATTAATTCAAATCAGCCTGTCAGCAAGATTCTAAAATAA
- a CDS encoding DUF4391 domain-containing protein → MAIFNLPKGCKVDKNIPKEIIYKNAEADEKFKRIFIDNVEKIRYEYALTYGNSNIEKYVKDEERYDEIHFIKIVLKEKGKEKIVSKLLHQLIPKATVFIMECDSEILISTAIKRVGNNRVEIVQIYNTDWLDKENERLKEFDYKNLSSGNMKSFYESIVEKVRIINLGKDCEDIEKEDIEILETLNREIEELKMLRKKETQVNRVVKIQNELLKKIKERNYIIKK, encoded by the coding sequence ATGGCAATTTTTAATCTACCTAAAGGATGTAAAGTAGATAAAAATATTCCAAAGGAAATTATCTATAAAAATGCTGAAGCTGATGAAAAATTTAAAAGAATTTTTATAGACAATGTGGAAAAAATTAGATATGAATATGCTTTAACTTATGGAAATAGTAATATTGAAAAATATGTAAAAGATGAAGAAAGATATGATGAGATACATTTTATAAAGATTGTCTTAAAAGAAAAAGGTAAAGAAAAAATAGTATCTAAGCTTTTGCATCAATTAATTCCAAAAGCAACAGTTTTTATAATGGAATGTGATTCAGAAATACTTATATCAACAGCAATCAAGAGAGTAGGAAATAATAGAGTTGAGATTGTACAAATCTATAATACTGATTGGTTAGATAAAGAAAATGAAAGACTTAAGGAGTTTGATTATAAAAATTTAAGCTCAGGAAATATGAAGTCTTTTTACGAAAGTATCGTTGAAAAAGTAAGAATTATAAATTTAGGTAAAGATTGTGAAGATATAGAGAAAGAGGATATAGAGATACTTGAAACATTAAATAGAGAGATTGAAGAACTGAAAATGTTGAGAAAAAAGGAAACACAAGTTAATAGAGTAGTGAAAATTCAAAATGAATTGTTAAAGAAAATAAAAGAAAGAAATTATATTATAAAAAAATAA
- a CDS encoding helix-turn-helix domain-containing protein, which translates to MLNLKDVANYCGISKDSARKLCLTNQLKHIRIGRLYKITKENLINFLENNQ; encoded by the coding sequence ATATTAAATTTAAAAGATGTTGCTAATTATTGTGGAATATCTAAAGATTCAGCAAGAAAATTATGTTTAACTAATCAACTTAAACACATAAGAATCGGAAGACTTTATAAGATTACTAAAGAAAATTTGATTAATTTTCTAGAAAATAATCAATAA
- a CDS encoding RNA-directed DNA polymerase, whose amino-acid sequence MNESSKINILSLTSDEAKKFFLNEKSYCTLDLPKYISFQKLLDSLSNKLNNSTYQSIKKKNPDQYENINYVLFHSKDGGYDWRPFELINPVMYISLVNVLTKEENWQLIINRFNEIDLKSVIKCESIPDVDKIEDLNKQKNQILNWWDKTEQNSIKLSLEYDYLFQTDIVNCYSEIYTHSIAWAIHQKEVIKKNKKSKDYFGNIIDKHLQNMSYGQTNGIPQGSILMDFVAEILLKYADELITNHIIKKHISKDDFYILRYRDDYRIFVNEVSLGREIMKIIAEELTSLGLKLNINKTGYSDNVILSSIKKDKLEFFKNTKNNNLQKRLIQLYEFSLKFPNSGSVSKEMTKIREKIEKMKNFSKENIEVLISLVTEIIYKNPRIYIEGNAILSYLFLQIENEIQRKNIIKKVFKKLKKILNSGYFEIWFQRATIKENELDIEYEENICKLVEGNSINLWNIDWISDKGVKKIFEDVKIINEEEKEKMPKKIDKSEIQIFDGY is encoded by the coding sequence ATGAATGAATCAAGTAAAATAAATATTTTATCATTGACCTCAGATGAAGCAAAAAAATTTTTTTTAAATGAAAAAAGTTATTGTACACTTGATTTACCTAAATATATTAGCTTTCAAAAATTACTAGATAGTTTATCAAATAAACTTAATAATTCAACTTATCAGAGTATCAAAAAAAAGAATCCAGATCAATATGAAAATATTAACTATGTGTTATTTCATAGCAAAGACGGAGGTTATGATTGGAGACCATTTGAATTAATAAATCCTGTGATGTACATATCTCTGGTTAATGTTTTAACTAAAGAAGAAAATTGGCAGTTAATAATAAATAGATTTAATGAGATTGATTTAAAAAGTGTTATAAAGTGTGAAAGCATACCAGATGTGGATAAAATAGAAGATTTAAATAAACAGAAAAATCAAATTTTAAATTGGTGGGATAAAACTGAACAGAATTCAATTAAATTGTCATTAGAATATGATTATTTATTTCAGACAGATATAGTTAATTGTTATTCAGAAATCTATACACATTCAATAGCGTGGGCTATTCATCAAAAAGAAGTTATCAAGAAGAATAAAAAGAGTAAAGATTATTTTGGGAATATAATAGATAAACATTTACAAAATATGTCATATGGACAAACTAATGGAATTCCTCAAGGAAGTATTTTAATGGACTTTGTTGCTGAAATCTTGTTAAAATATGCAGATGAATTAATCACAAACCATATAATTAAAAAACATATTTCTAAAGATGATTTTTATATTTTGAGGTATAGAGATGACTATAGAATTTTTGTTAATGAAGTTTCATTAGGTCGAGAAATAATGAAGATTATAGCTGAAGAATTAACAAGCCTAGGTTTAAAATTAAATATTAATAAAACAGGTTATTCAGATAATGTTATATTATCATCTATAAAAAAGGATAAATTAGAATTTTTTAAAAATACAAAAAATAATAATTTACAAAAGAGATTGATACAACTTTATGAATTTTCTTTAAAGTTTCCAAATTCTGGAAGTGTTTCAAAAGAGATGACTAAAATAAGAGAGAAAATTGAAAAAATGAAAAATTTTTCAAAAGAAAATATTGAAGTTTTGATTAGTCTTGTTACTGAAATAATTTATAAAAATCCAAGAATTTACATTGAAGGAAATGCCATTTTAAGTTATCTATTTCTACAAATAGAGAACGAAATTCAGAGGAAAAATATAATAAAAAAAGTTTTTAAAAAATTAAAGAAGATTTTGAATTCTGGATATTTTGAAATATGGTTTCAAAGAGCAACCATAAAAGAAAATGAATTAGATATAGAATATGAGGAAAACATTTGTAAATTAGTTGAAGGAAATTCAATTAATCTTTGGAATATTGATTGGATTAGTGACAAAGGAGTAAAAAAAATATTTGAAGACGTTAAAATAATAAATGAAGAAGAAAAAGAAAAAATGCCGAAAAAGATTGATAAGAGTGAAATTCAAATATTTGATGGTTATTGA